GCTATCAACAGGCGGATGCGGTGCAAAACCTGCTGCAATCCGCAGGTTTCACCCACATAGCGACCCATCCGGACCTTTCCGGACACCCTCGAGTCACTGAAGCTCAGCTATTAGGTATCGAGAAGGACGGACACAACTGGTACCTGACCCTCAGCCATCTCATTGGTCAAGATCCAAATGATTAGATAAACGGCGCGGCGAGCCAAACCGTACCCTTTGATCAAATGATTGGCATGGATCTGCGACGATGAGCGCTGGTATGTAAATCTCTTTCGTAACTAGGCGTAGAGCGGGAACGAGACGCTTTGAGGTATGGCGGCGTCCAGTCCGCCTGCTTGATTATTTCAGCGCATTAGTTAGGATTGCCATGTATGGGTGACAACCCTCACGACTTAGTGAAAAACCGGGACATTCACTTTGCCGAACTCCACCCGGACCCCAATCAGGCTGCGACTGCGGCTTTGCTGCTTGCGGATGTGGAGGGTATTCTGAATGCCACTCCCTACTCCGCAACCCATCTACATGTCAGCTATCAGCTAATAGAGGTCTCCCTGGAGCAGATAGAGACGGGGTTGACGGCAATGGGTCTGCATATCGACAACCGCCTGCTCTATCGCCTCAAACGCGCCCTCTATCACTACACGGAAGAGACCGAACGGGTCAATCTGGGTTGCAACCGAAGCGACTCCAAATGCACCCGCATGATCTTCGCCGACCGGTATCAACGCATGAATCATAAGCTACGGGATCAGCGCCCGGAACATTGGCGTAAATACCTCTGACCGATCCGGATTTTATACTTTCGGACTCGACAGATGGTCTATATCCCTGTAACTATTCAGCTGCCACACTAGAGCCTGGACCCATTCACAATGAACGATGACCAATTGCTGCGTTACAGCCGACAGATCATGCTTCCCTCAATCGGCATCGAAGGGCAGGAGAGACTCCTCAATGCCCGTGTACTCATCGTCGGCCTGGGTGGACTCGGCTCCCCGGCCGCCATGTATCTGGCCGCAGCGGGTGTGGGAACCCTGGTGCTGGTAGACTTCGACCAGGTCGATCTGACCAATCTGCAACGGCAAATCGTGCATACCACCGCCCGCATCGGTGAATTGAAGGTGGATTCGGCCCGTGAATCCCTGCTGGCCCTGAATCCGGAATGCCGGGTGGAGACCGTACCCAAACAACTGGATGAAACCGACCTAAGGCAGCAGATAGAAAAGGCCGACCTTGTACTCGACGGCACCGACAACTTCGCAACCCGTTTCGCCATCAACAAGGCCTGTTACGAGACGGGAACACCCCTGGTATCCGGCGCCGCGATTCGCATGGAGGGCCAGATCAGTGTCTTCACCGGCGAGCCGGGAGGGCCGTGTTACCACTGCCTCTATCCGGATGAGGGCGAGATGGATGAGACCTGTTCCGCAAACGGTGTGCTCGCCCCGCTGGTCGGCGTGATCGGCAGCCTGCAGGCCATTGAAGCCATCAAGCAGCTGACCGGGACCGGTAAGACGTTGTCTGGCAGGCTGCTGCTATTGGATGCCCTCGAGATGGAGTGGCGCACCCTGCGCCTCACCGCCGATCCCGCATGCCCGGTTTGCGGAACGGAAGGCTGATCAGGGGTGAAGGCTGGCCCCATCCTTTTGCGACATATCTGTGCAGTGATTTTCAGCCTTGTCTGTGTACTGGTCGCCATACTGCCGGAAACCATCGCAATCAAGCTACAGTACCATCGTATCCACATCGTCGATGGTGAGTTGTGGCGTGTTTTCAGCGCCCACCTGACCCACCTTGGCTGGGGGCATCTGATCATGAACCTGGCCGGTTTCTGGCTCATCCTGGTCCTGTTCCCGAAAACACAACCGCCACAACGCTGCCTGACCCTGCTTTTTCTGCTGATTCTGGGTACCAGCGCCGGGCTCTGGCTATTCTCCCCGGAAGTCGCTTGGTATAGAGGCCTTTCCGGTATGCTGCATGGACTATTGTGTTGGGGTATATTGAGTCAGCTGAAGGAGCAACCCGCAGTTTCGCTGCTGATCCTGGTCTCTGTCGTCTTAAAGCTGATCTGGGAACAGTGGCAGGGCCCGTTACCGGGCAGTGAATCGTTGGCCGCGGGAAGCGTAATCGTCGACGCCCATCTTTACGGCGCGGTCACCGGCGTCATACTATGGAGCCTGGAGCCTGTCGTGTTAAAACTCGTAGCTGAGGAGACCGGGTGAAATCAACCATATTGCTGCTACTTCTCGCACTCGTATTCACCGCTTGCCAGGAGGTGGAAGGTATCGATATGAGTCAACTGTCAGCTGAAGAGAAAAAGGCTGTGGAGTCACTGCTGTGGCTAAAGGATGCCGATCCGAATAAACGTGCGGTACAGGCCCTGGAAAAGGGCGACAAACGCTTGATGGCCATGGCCTCTCGTGCAACAACTCTGCCCGGTATCGAACCGGCTTTGTTATCCAAGGCCAAGAGCATCTGCGGTATCCGTTATCTGGAGGGCTCCACCGATACCGTGTACGGTCAAACACACCTGAAACTCATACAACACGCATCCGAGTATGCGGCAGCCTATAACCGGATCGTTATCGAGAAGTGCATGGATAGATAGATACGGTGTACTATTAAGGCCTGTTTACACTGCTGTCGTTAACCCAACCTATTAGGCTTAATGTGGTATATCACGAAAAGGATTAAATGCAGCAGTTGTTGCGGGTATAGCTGCTATCTCGGATGAAAAGACCGGCATACGTTGCCAAATACCCGTAGGCGCGTCGAGTATGGACGTTATTGTAGCACCTTCGGTTTCCTTAGCTCCCATACACCATGGTTACCTAGCACCGGCCGCCTTAGTTGCGATGAGTGCACAAATGCCGCCATTACAAGAAAGAACTCATCCACGTTACCGAAGCCTGCCATACGTAAAGGAATGAGTTCACCAGTTGCACTTCTAGCCCACCGTACCAATCCGTTTATCTGGCGTAATGCGTGTGCCAATTCATGCAGCAGAGCCTCATCAGCACTGCCTTGTGGCATGTTCGGCAGAACACTTCTGTCAACACCGAACTCGACCCACAAGTTGGTCCCGCGGACTACACGTGCTGCTAAGAATGTACCAGATGAGAAAATTTCAGCTTTACGGGGAACATTAGCAGATATTTATTAAATACCGGAATAATGATAGGAATTGTTCCATTCGAGGAGTGTGCTATAAAGACAAGAATTATCAATAGATTTTAAAGAAAAATACTTAGACCAAGTTCATATGTTAAATTCAAGCTCTATTAACAAACAAGAATCGCTTGCGTTGGCTGTTTCACGAATTCATCGAAGTCGATCCCTGGAAGAGTTACAAAAAACCTTTTTTGCAACCACACCTCAGTTTGTGAAAGCAGATGCCTTCGGTATGTATCTTTTAGATGAAAAGCACAAAACAAAAGAATTGTTCTCTTACAAAGCAAACCAGAATTTTTTGGCAGAATATGAGGATATTCGTCTACATGACCCTATCTTCATGCGCATGCTTCAAAAGAAATCTCTAACCCATTCATCAGAAATCTTTAAGGACCGAGATTGGCGCAAGCAACCTTTGTATAAGTTCCTGTCGAAGTGGGGATTGGATCACACCATAGAAGCCCCTTTAATCGTCGGCGGCCAAGTGATTGGAACACTGAATATAGCTAGGGGAGGACAACATTTTCGAAATGACTCTTTATCCTTTGCGCAATTTATATGTGGCGAGATAAATACTGCCTACAAGCATATCTGTGAGATCACTGAGTTAAAAAGAAAAATTGCTTCTCTAAGGATTCCCACAGACACCATGGATAGTTTATCACCCCGTTTACAAGAGGTTTTAGAGCTAGCAATAACCGGGGCGATTAACCGAGTGATAGCGGATCGACTGGGTATATCAGAAAATACCGTGCGCCACCATCTAAAGCATATCTATCGGCAACTTGATGTTCATAATCGAGCCGAATTAGTTCAACGGGTACATTCAAATCGAACTAAAGATATTCCTAATTAATATTTTTTACCCCGCAAGCCACTGTGCATCGAAATTAGCTGCGGGGCGATTGTTGCCATAAATTGTGTATACTTAGCCCTCTTCAGCTGTCAAATAATAAGGTCGTTTCCAAATACCCCTATCAAACATACGCTGGGCTGCCTGAGTGACGACCTTGTCATTTTCACCATGTTTTAAAGGCGGATCGATTAAACAGCGATTTTGTTCATACAGAGGTTCATCGTAGATAAGACGAAATTGTTCTGTTCTGAGATCCTTCAACCAATTACCCCAACGAGATCGAGCGCGATATTGGCGTAGCGCATCAATATCAATGATAGCTCCTGAATAAGACGCGCTTCCGCCTGCCTTATGATTGGAAATAACACGCCCTTGATAATCTACTATCATTGAGTTACCTCCAAAGGTATCAATTGGGAACTGTGATTCAGGCATAGGTGCATATGATGCAGGGTTTGGCGCAATTACATACATGGTATTGTCCAAGGCCCTTGCACGATTCTGAACTTCCCATAGTCCATTCGCCACATAGGGCTCTGGGTAACTTGGACGATATACAATCTCTGCGCCATTCATGGCTAAACCACGTGCTGTTTCTGGATAACTACCTTCCATGCAGATAATACAGCCAATTCGTCCTATTTCAGTGTCAGTCACAGGAAAGAATGCATCCAGTCCCATGCCATAAAGCTCGGTCCAACGATCCCAAACATCGTGAGGGACAGTGGAATGCTCTCTCGCAAAGACCTGCATTTTATAATGCACATGGATGACTTCACCTTTAGGATCGATAACAAATGCACAGTTGAAAAAACGCTCTGGAAACTCAGGGTGTTTTGCTTTAGCCTGAGCAATGATGAAAGTATCCAATTCCCTAGCTAGTTCTCCAAGATAGTCAGTTTCCCTCCCTGGAATATCGATTGCAGATCGTTCAACATAGTCGACATGGTCCCAATCAAATATTTCATCGGTAAATCCCTGGAGCGCACCCTCTGGGATCGTAATCAGTTTTACCGGAAGATCAATTGCCGATAACCAGACAGCAGCTCTGCTAAGTTCAGCAATATGATCGAGATTGCGAGTGATATCGTCGCGTCTGTGAGCCCCTTGTATTACAGGCTGTAACGCGAGTGCCATATATTGCTTAATATGATCAATCTTGTTTGGCATTTCTACCCCTCCAGTAACGGTTTTATTTGTCCTTGTATTTTTCAGTGCAAGCCAAAGACTCACAACTACCCGAACGGGTTGTTGTGTGACTCATTCAGCTTTATTGATAATGGATTAACCTATTTAGTATTTATCAACCACTAATCAGAAACACAAAAACAGAATTAGGAGGATGTATGAAAATACTAGGTTTGACAAAAGTCGTGATCATCAGCACCTTACTGTTCCTAGCGACTATAAAGCCCGCAGTGTCAGAAGAAATAATTATATTGAAAGAAAGCAGTGAAAACTTTCAGACCATTTTCAAGATCACAAAAGACTATTATGTAGCATGGTCATACACCCAAAAAGATACTGAATATGATCAAGCAGGGGTCTATTACTCAAAAAATCCAAACAATGTCTACTGGGACCCACTTCCGCCTTTAGAAGGTCACCGAGGCTGGGGACAATATAAGGATGTGATCGAAAAAGTATGGCTGCCTGCAGGAATTGTCGCGGCGGGAATCTTGTTTGCAAATGATGGGTCGTTCCAAGCTTGGCGTTACGCAGATGTTATCTGGACAACTGCAAACTGTATTGTTCGCGCCCAATACAAAGGAGGCATGAGCCGAATCATGCCTTGCCGTGGCACTCAGGTTTGGACCCAAGAGAACGGAAAATGGGTTGTCCAACATGAACACTTTTCTGCGACCGTCAATCCTAGTGGAAAGTTATTTAAGATTTCGGAAGATGGAAAGCAAAAAACTGAATCAAATTCAGAAATTAAGAAACTAAGCGATGAATTGATCGGTGAATGGTCTAAGAGTAAGCCTGTAAATGTAGGCAAAAACCTAAGAAATCGCTATTCCAATGAATTTCCAATCCGAATATATATGCCATGGGCACCTCACGATGGTTTTCAATCATGGAATCAGTTTGAAATGGGTTTGAATGAATTTGTCAGTTTGACCAGTAAAAAGATAGAAATAACACCTAGAGGAGATTTAGAAGTAAACATGCGGGGAAATATCGCCTGGACAACCGCAACCCTAAATATTGATTTTCAACAGCATGATGACACACATGTATCGGCTAGTGGCAGGCAAACACTTATCTGGATAAAGGATAATGAGAGCTGGTTAATTGCTCATGAACATCTTTCGATTCCGATGGGGGCAGAGTAATCCATGGATCGACTTAACAGTAAAACGATTTTAATTACAGGTGCGGCAAGTGGTATTGGAGCAAGTTGTGCAAGATTAGCTGCTGAATCCGGGGCTTCTGTCATTTTGGCTGATATTGATGATAGAGGTGGCATAGCTGTAACTGAAGAGATTATCGCAAATGGAGGTATAGCAGAGTTTCAACGGCTTGATGTTAGTTCTGAAGAGGAATGGAAATCGGTAGTTGAAAAGATCATCGGTCAATATAAAGGTCTCGATGTCTTAGTTAATAATGCGGGTATCACCTTAATTAAACCTATTGAGGCAACAACCCTAGAAGAGTGGCATAAATTATCTCGGGTTAATGTAGATAGCGTTTTTCTTGGTATGAAACACTCTCTACCCGCGCTCAAAGAGCGTTCTTTGTCTCATGTTGCTGGTGGATCGATTATCAATATGTCCTCCGCTGTAGGCCTTGTAGGCATTCCTGGCGCTCTTGGTTACACCATGACTAAGGCTGCAGTTAGACATATGTCCAAGTCTGCTGCAATAGAGTTTGCGGAGATGGGATACAACATTCGTGTCAATTCTGTTCATCCCGGCTTAGTAAAAACACCAATGGCAGATGGCATATATGAAGTATGGGCGCAGAGTAAAGCCTTTGGTACAGATGACATTGCTCAAATTGAGAAAATCATGACTGAAGCCCACCCTTTGGGCCGACATGGAATGCCAGAAGACATCGCTAAAGCTGTCGCTTTTCTCGCGTCAGATGACTCGAGCTATATGACCGGCTCAGAATTGGTTGTTGATGGCGGATTTGTTGCAAAGTAATGGGAGTGGCAATGGATACGAAACTGTTAACTATTTTGGGTTTCATACTTAGTGTGATCTTCGTAACTGTTTCTTCGAACGCGTATTCAGATAATAAAGATACTGGACAGGTAAAACTACTGACCTGTGTTGCCTGCCATGGTGCCGATGGGATAGGAAAATCACCCCAATATCCAAATCTTAATGGTCAAAAATTACCCTACTTAATAAAACAACTGAAGGCATTTAGGTCTGGAGAGCGTAAGGCGCCTGACATGGCTCGTATGGCCAGAATGCTAACAGATGAAGAGATTGCCTATGTCGCAGAATATTACTCCAAGTTGGCCGATTGACGCTTAAATCTAATTTAGCTCTAGTAACCCGCTTACATCAATAGATGACAAGAATACATTATGAATGACCAAATAGTTTCGCGTCGGTTGGCTTTGAAAAAACTTGTAGCAATGAGTGCGATAGGAGTGGTTGGTACTTTTTGGTCAGGTTCTGGTATTTCTAAGGTAAGCAGGCAGTCTATTCCAGGAATTAGTGGGAAGATAATTTATAAAGAGGATGAAAACTATGAACTCTGGCGTCAGTCTATGGTTTGGCATCTCTCAAAGCCAAAACGTTATCCAGACGTCATTGTAAAACCTCGGTCTGTCGAAGAGGTTATATCGGCGGTTAAGCATGCCGCAACAAACTCTCTTAAGGTTGCGATCAGAAGTGGTGGCCATAATTCAACAGGTTCCTCCTTGAGAAATGGAGGCATGCTGCTTGATCTGTCCGGAATGAGCGAGTTGGAGATTGATGAACATAAGCAGGTAGCCTCTGTTCAACCTGGTGTGCGAAGTGACCAGTTAGTGAGAGCTGCAAGAGAAAAAAGTCTTAGTTTTCCAGTACCTCATTGCACCTCTGTTGGGATCAGTGGCTTCGTTATGGGAGGGGGGATCGGCTGGAATTATCCACAAAATGAGGGAATGGCGACATTCTCTATCGTAGGGGCTGAAGTTATTACCGCAGATGGACAACGCATTATGGCGACTGAGGAACAACACTCAGATCTACTATGGGCAGTGCGAGGTGCGGGACCTGGCTTTTTTGGCGTAGTCACTCGGTTGTTTCTTAAGCTATATCCAGCTCCTAAGTCCATAACGGCAAGTTCCTATATATTTCCCCTTCAAGAGTTACAAAATGTAACCTCAATTCTGGATCAGATTAATAAAGATAAAACGGTACGTGAAAGAATCGAACTACTAACGGTGCTGATGCATCATCCAGAAATGCCGGTTGATGCACCTCCCGAGAAATCCAAAATTTGCTTTGTAACAGCCTTTGCATTCGAGCAATCTGCTACTGAAGGAAGAGTACTACTCGAACCATTTTCAAAATCAGATCTATCAACGAAATCCCTGGTCAAAGATGAGTTCCAATCTTTCACCTTTGAAGGCCTATACGACAAGTTCTTTAGCCTAGAAGATCCTGCTGGTCGTATGGCGCGTTATAGTGCGGATAATGTTCTTACCAACAAAGGCAGTGACGCATTAATCGCAATGGCAGAACATCTGAAAAAAGCACCTTCAACGGATACGCATGTATTAACGGCCTGGGGACTAAATCTACAGCCAAGAGAAGATGCCTGTTTTTCAGGAGTTGGTGATTGTTTTGTCGGCTGTTACTCAATATGGGATGGTGAAGAAAATGATCAGGCCAATCGGAATTGGTTGAAACAATCACAACCGATTATCGATCAGTTTGCATACGGCCATTATGTTAACGAGATTAATGGGGTAGGAAATCCGAACCGATACCGAGAGTGTTATTCAAAGAGTAAATGGAAACGTCTAAATCAGTTGCGTGATAAATATGATCCTGTAGGTGTATTTCATTCATTTCTGGGGCATAGCTAATTAAGTTAGGCCAGGATTCCCTGTGTTGCACGCTGTATGTATTGTCTCTTTGAGCATGCATATTTCTCTATTTTATTTCGATATTGCTCAATACCGATTGTTTTGAACAACCCCGAATATTCTTTGAATTCCTTATGGAGGTTTTGATGCTCTAGTTGTTGTGGAAAAGTAAGATGGGACACCCGTAAATTACTACATTGCCCCTGACAAGATATGTGTATAATACAAGCACACACTTACCTGGCTGACGTTTACGGAGCAGCACCTGCTTTGTTACAGTCGATATATATAGATCATCAAGCCATGGCTTTTGGTGCGGCTGGGCCGCACCCTATCTAGCGACCCTGGGTGTAAAGGAGTTTAAATGCATAAGGAGATCATCGCTGATTACGCGAACGTACAGGAGCTGGCGCAGCAACTGAAGCTAAGCGAAGCTGCCTATCGACGGGCGATGACACTTGCAGGTCTGGTACCCGATCAAACCAGCTGGCTACGTCACATCGATCGCTTCCTGATTGCTCTCGGCGCCTTGTTGATCGTCGCCGGTATCCTAGCCTTCTTTGCCTGGAACTGGGCCGATCTCAGTCACTTAACAAAGTTCGCCCTGGTCGAGGGTGGTATCGTGGGCGCAGCGGTACTGGCCTGGCGTTTCGGCCTCGACACCATTGCCGGCAGGGTCAGCCTGCTGGCAGCTGCGATTCTCACCGGCACACTGTTGGCAGTGTTTGGACAGGCCTACCAGACTGGTGCAGACCCCTATGGCCTGTTTCTCACCTGGGCACTGCTGATCCTCCCTTGGGCAATCATTGGCCGTCAGACGGGTATCTGGATGTTGCTGCAGATCCTCCTGAATCTGACCCTCATCATGTACTACACACAGGTCCTGCACCCACCGGATGGCTGGTGGCAGTTATCGCAACTGCTCGGCCCGCTGGTATGGCTGGGTACTACAGTGATGGATTCCACCCTGGCCAGCTATCTTTTTGTACTGAATGTCATCGCCCTACTCATCTGGGAGGTCGGCTCATACCGCGGCGTCAGCTGGATGCGGGGAATACTGTTCCCACGGGTGATCGCATTTATCGCTTTCAGCACGGTCCTCCTGCCCACACTGGTCATCATCGTCGCAGCCGGTTTTGAGGAACAGACCAGATTGAGCGTGGTCTCCCCCACTCTGCTACTCATCGCAACAGGTGCTGCTCTCTACTACTACCAGTATCGACGACATGATTTGTTCATTCTTACCTGTAGCCTGCTTGGCGTAATTATGGTGATCACTGCGTTCTTCATCCGTCATATGATGTCTGGTTCAGGCAGCCTGCTCTTTCTCGCCCTTCTGCTTATTGCCCAGGTCGCGAGTGCCGCCTGGTGGTTGCGTCAGATTGCGCTGCGCTGGGAGACAAGATCATGAACGGATCAACCGTTACCCTGAACCATATCGTGAACAACTTGCGGGCGGAGAATCTACTCAGCACAGAGGATGACGCACTCGATTATTTGGAAAACAGACCGAACCCGCAACCCTGGTATATCCGAACGATGGTGGGGTTCGGGGCCTGGCTCGCCAGCCTTTTGTTAATCGGGTTCATAGCCAGTATCACCCTGATGTTCGATGGTGGTTATATCTTCATCGGTGCGGCATTGATCGTGTGTGCAATTCTCGTCCGTCAACGATCCGACAGAGACTTTCTGGTTCAATGCGCACTGGCTTCCAGCCTGGCCGGCCAGGCATTGGTTGCCTACGGCTTTGCTGATATCGCAGGGCATGGGGAGTTCGAGATTTTTCTTGGCTTCGCTCTGGTAATAAGCTCAGCCCTGTTTTTTCTTTTTCCGGATCGTATTCATCGTGTCATCATGGTGCTGCTCGCCACCGGTTCATTGACCACGTTGTTGTACCACTGGGAGGCAAATGCACTTGTACCCCTCCTCGGTCCAGCACTCACCGGCATATTGATCATGCTGCACAACCAAATGCCGACACTTGTTGCAGGCAGGCACAGTGAATTACTACACCCCTTGATGAGTGGATTGATGCTGAGCGCCTTTGGCACTCTGCTGCTCTCTACCGTATATCTGCTGCCAGAACTGGAAGCAGACTTTTTGTTCTATCCCCGACCCTGGATCTCAACGATTCTATTGGGTCTGCTTTTTATATATCTCGGTAGATTGATCTGGCCTGTCGTTGCAGGTACGGAAGACAGAAAGTCATTTCTATTACTGTATGGCATCATGATAGTCATTATCGCCTGTGCCTGGTATGCGCCGGGACTCTTGCTTGGACTTATCGTCATGCTACTTGGCGCTCACTCCAGCAGGGTAACTTTCACCGGGGCCGGTATCGGTTTTTTTATCCTATTCCTAACTGCCTTCTTCTACGGTATAGAAGTCAGTCTGCTAACGAAATCGATCACACTGGTCGCCACCGGTATCACCCTATTGCTATCTCGCTGGATCATCCTCAAAGTCATCCTGACAGATGAGCGGCAGGGAGCTGACCATGCTTAATACAATCATCGGCTTATCTGATAAGACCCGCCTCACCATCATGGCTGTTGTGACGCTATTGATACTCCTCATCGTCAACAGCCAGATCATCATCAAAGAGAGCATTGTCAATAATGGCGACACCCTGCTGCTAAGACTCGCACCACGTGACCCTCGCTCACTTTTACAAGGTGACTACATGGCGTTGCGATATGCCATGACCGGTGAGGTCGCACAGGCCGCAAAATCCGCCAAGATTGACGATGGAAATATCATTGTGAATCTCGACCCGACAGGGGAAGCCAGCTTTGTGAGCCTCTACGAGGGGCAGCAACTCACAGAAACCCAGCACCTGCTGCGTTTCCGAAAGCGAGGAGAGTCAGTACGGCTTGCCAGCGACGCCTACTTTTTTCAGGAAGGAGAATGGGAGACTTACTCCAACGCACATTTTGGCGAACTGAGTGTCAACGATGACGGCTTTGCGGTCCTGACCGGTTTGTATGATCAAGATAAAAATCGTCTGGGAGATAAACTGCATTGATTTTCAGAATTTAATCAAGGTTATTCCAGGCTAGATTAATCGGCTGATCAGGACACCCATCGCAAACTTTCAGAC
This sequence is a window from Candidatus Thiodiazotropha sp. LNASS1. Protein-coding genes within it:
- a CDS encoding FAD-binding oxidoreductase, producing MNDQIVSRRLALKKLVAMSAIGVVGTFWSGSGISKVSRQSIPGISGKIIYKEDENYELWRQSMVWHLSKPKRYPDVIVKPRSVEEVISAVKHAATNSLKVAIRSGGHNSTGSSLRNGGMLLDLSGMSELEIDEHKQVASVQPGVRSDQLVRAAREKSLSFPVPHCTSVGISGFVMGGGIGWNYPQNEGMATFSIVGAEVITADGQRIMATEEQHSDLLWAVRGAGPGFFGVVTRLFLKLYPAPKSITASSYIFPLQELQNVTSILDQINKDKTVRERIELLTVLMHHPEMPVDAPPEKSKICFVTAFAFEQSATEGRVLLEPFSKSDLSTKSLVKDEFQSFTFEGLYDKFFSLEDPAGRMARYSADNVLTNKGSDALIAMAEHLKKAPSTDTHVLTAWGLNLQPREDACFSGVGDCFVGCYSIWDGEENDQANRNWLKQSQPIIDQFAYGHYVNEINGVGNPNRYRECYSKSKWKRLNQLRDKYDPVGVFHSFLGHS
- a CDS encoding DUF4401 domain-containing protein, whose product is MNGSTVTLNHIVNNLRAENLLSTEDDALDYLENRPNPQPWYIRTMVGFGAWLASLLLIGFIASITLMFDGGYIFIGAALIVCAILVRQRSDRDFLVQCALASSLAGQALVAYGFADIAGHGEFEIFLGFALVISSALFFLFPDRIHRVIMVLLATGSLTTLLYHWEANALVPLLGPALTGILIMLHNQMPTLVAGRHSELLHPLMSGLMLSAFGTLLLSTVYLLPELEADFLFYPRPWISTILLGLLFIYLGRLIWPVVAGTEDRKSFLLLYGIMIVIIACAWYAPGLLLGLIVMLLGAHSSRVTFTGAGIGFFILFLTAFFYGIEVSLLTKSITLVATGITLLLSRWIILKVILTDERQGADHA
- the rrtA gene encoding rhombosortase; its protein translation is MKAGPILLRHICAVIFSLVCVLVAILPETIAIKLQYHRIHIVDGELWRVFSAHLTHLGWGHLIMNLAGFWLILVLFPKTQPPQRCLTLLFLLILGTSAGLWLFSPEVAWYRGLSGMLHGLLCWGILSQLKEQPAVSLLILVSVVLKLIWEQWQGPLPGSESLAAGSVIVDAHLYGAVTGVILWSLEPVVLKLVAEETG
- a CDS encoding LuxR C-terminal-related transcriptional regulator; its protein translation is MLNSSSINKQESLALAVSRIHRSRSLEELQKTFFATTPQFVKADAFGMYLLDEKHKTKELFSYKANQNFLAEYEDIRLHDPIFMRMLQKKSLTHSSEIFKDRDWRKQPLYKFLSKWGLDHTIEAPLIVGGQVIGTLNIARGGQHFRNDSLSFAQFICGEINTAYKHICEITELKRKIASLRIPTDTMDSLSPRLQEVLELAITGAINRVIADRLGISENTVRHHLKHIYRQLDVHNRAELVQRVHSNRTKDIPN
- a CDS encoding nuclear transport factor 2 family protein, whose product is MKILGLTKVVIISTLLFLATIKPAVSEEIIILKESSENFQTIFKITKDYYVAWSYTQKDTEYDQAGVYYSKNPNNVYWDPLPPLEGHRGWGQYKDVIEKVWLPAGIVAAGILFANDGSFQAWRYADVIWTTANCIVRAQYKGGMSRIMPCRGTQVWTQENGKWVVQHEHFSATVNPSGKLFKISEDGKQKTESNSEIKKLSDELIGEWSKSKPVNVGKNLRNRYSNEFPIRIYMPWAPHDGFQSWNQFEMGLNEFVSLTSKKIEITPRGDLEVNMRGNIAWTTATLNIDFQQHDDTHVSASGRQTLIWIKDNESWLIAHEHLSIPMGAE
- a CDS encoding DUF2157 domain-containing protein yields the protein MHKEIIADYANVQELAQQLKLSEAAYRRAMTLAGLVPDQTSWLRHIDRFLIALGALLIVAGILAFFAWNWADLSHLTKFALVEGGIVGAAVLAWRFGLDTIAGRVSLLAAAILTGTLLAVFGQAYQTGADPYGLFLTWALLILPWAIIGRQTGIWMLLQILLNLTLIMYYTQVLHPPDGWWQLSQLLGPLVWLGTTVMDSTLASYLFVLNVIALLIWEVGSYRGVSWMRGILFPRVIAFIAFSTVLLPTLVIIVAAGFEEQTRLSVVSPTLLLIATGAALYYYQYRRHDLFILTCSLLGVIMVITAFFIRHMMSGSGSLLFLALLLIAQVASAAWWLRQIALRWETRS
- a CDS encoding ThiF family adenylyltransferase; translation: MNDDQLLRYSRQIMLPSIGIEGQERLLNARVLIVGLGGLGSPAAMYLAAAGVGTLVLVDFDQVDLTNLQRQIVHTTARIGELKVDSARESLLALNPECRVETVPKQLDETDLRQQIEKADLVLDGTDNFATRFAINKACYETGTPLVSGAAIRMEGQISVFTGEPGGPCYHCLYPDEGEMDETCSANGVLAPLVGVIGSLQAIEAIKQLTGTGKTLSGRLLLLDALEMEWRTLRLTADPACPVCGTEG
- a CDS encoding cytochrome c — protein: MDTKLLTILGFILSVIFVTVSSNAYSDNKDTGQVKLLTCVACHGADGIGKSPQYPNLNGQKLPYLIKQLKAFRSGERKAPDMARMARMLTDEEIAYVAEYYSKLAD
- a CDS encoding nitrilase-related carbon-nitrogen hydrolase; the protein is MPNKIDHIKQYMALALQPVIQGAHRRDDITRNLDHIAELSRAAVWLSAIDLPVKLITIPEGALQGFTDEIFDWDHVDYVERSAIDIPGRETDYLGELARELDTFIIAQAKAKHPEFPERFFNCAFVIDPKGEVIHVHYKMQVFAREHSTVPHDVWDRWTELYGMGLDAFFPVTDTEIGRIGCIICMEGSYPETARGLAMNGAEIVYRPSYPEPYVANGLWEVQNRARALDNTMYVIAPNPASYAPMPESQFPIDTFGGNSMIVDYQGRVISNHKAGGSASYSGAIIDIDALRQYRARSRWGNWLKDLRTEQFRLIYDEPLYEQNRCLIDPPLKHGENDKVVTQAAQRMFDRGIWKRPYYLTAEEG
- a CDS encoding glucose 1-dehydrogenase — its product is MDRLNSKTILITGAASGIGASCARLAAESGASVILADIDDRGGIAVTEEIIANGGIAEFQRLDVSSEEEWKSVVEKIIGQYKGLDVLVNNAGITLIKPIEATTLEEWHKLSRVNVDSVFLGMKHSLPALKERSLSHVAGGSIINMSSAVGLVGIPGALGYTMTKAAVRHMSKSAAIEFAEMGYNIRVNSVHPGLVKTPMADGIYEVWAQSKAFGTDDIAQIEKIMTEAHPLGRHGMPEDIAKAVAFLASDDSSYMTGSELVVDGGFVAK
- a CDS encoding glutamyl-tRNA amidotransferase, with translation MKSTILLLLLALVFTACQEVEGIDMSQLSAEEKKAVESLLWLKDADPNKRAVQALEKGDKRLMAMASRATTLPGIEPALLSKAKSICGIRYLEGSTDTVYGQTHLKLIQHASEYAAAYNRIVIEKCMDR